ATTGGAATTAGGTTGACGAGAGGTCAGCAACTTAACAAGTGAATGACCTCATGTATTGGGGATAGATGCAAGATGTCTGCTGAACATGCAACAGTCAGCATAGGGATTCCAGTCTATAACGGCGAGAATTATATCTCTCAAGCGATTGAGACCTTGCTGGCACAAACATATACAGATTTTGAACTTATTATTACGGATAACTGCTCCACAGATGCCACGCCAGACATCTGCCAAAGTTATGCCACACTCGACTCCCGCGTCCATTATCACCGCAACGAAACTAACATCGGGGCCTCACGAAATTACAACCGCTGCTTCGAGCTATCGAATGGGAAGTATTTCGCCTGGGCTGCACATGATGATGAACATGCGCCCACGTTTCTTGAAAAAACAGTCAAGTTGCTGGACGAAAACCCGGATGCCGTCATGGCCCATGCCAGAACGCAGATTATCGACGGTTATGGGAAAGTCATCCCTGTGCCGGAGAATACGCTGCATGTGCGCGTCTACGACAGCGTTGGCGAAAAGATGACTGTCGGCGTGGATTACACCGACCGCAAGCTCGATAGCCACCGCAAGAGCACCCGCTTCGATGGCATTATTATGCATACCACCTGGTGCTACGACATCTTCGGCCTGATGCGCCGCGAAGCGCTTGCGCGCACATCCCTGCACCAGTCGTTCTATGGGACAGATAAAGTCCTGCTGGCAGAAATGGCCCTGATGGGGCGCATCCTGCACGTCAATGAACCGCTCTTCCGTAACCGCCGCCATCCGCAGCAATCCGGCCACATCGCCACAGCGAAAGAGCGCGAAGCGTGGAACAATCCACTGACAGGCACCCATCATCCGATGCCGCAGTGGTTGTGCATGCAAGGGTATTATCACGCAGTCGCCACAACGCCGATGTCGATCTCTGAACGTACGCGCTGCATGACGACGCTAGCAGCTTATGCCGCTAACCCGGATTCCTGGCTGCGATTGATCAACGAAAAGATGTACAAGCCCTCCTATGCCGTCTAGTTCTACGATCTAGTTCTATCGTCCAGGGCTGCGCATCCGCAGTACCACTGCCATAAGTATCATGGCGCAGCGTTATCGCAACAGCTCACACTGTAAGACTATCAAAGAAAGCACATCGGTGATTTAAGGGAGCAAGCCAACCGCTTGCCTCCTTAGATCGCCATGGCAAACCACATCGGTCACTGCCTTTGTATGGAGTCTGTTTGCTAAATTTCGTCAATTTCGTTGGGTCTGGATAGAGAGGTACATGATATGAAAGTCGGCATTTTAGCAGGGGGCGTCGGATCGCGCCTGTCAGAAGAAACACAAGTCAAGCCAAAGCCGATGGTCGAAATCGGCGGTATGCCCATCCTGTGGCACATCATGATGCACTATTCCTGCTTCGGTCACAACGAATTTGTCGTTGCGTTGGGGTACAAAGGCGAGTACATCAAAAAATACATGGTCGATTACTGCTCGCTTTCCAGTAATCTCACCGTCCACCTCAAAACAGGCGCCGTCGAAATGGCGGATGCTTACCGCCCCGATTGGAAAATTGACCTTGTTGATACGGGCATCCCAACCAATACCGGCGGGCGCATCAAGCGCTTACAGCCCTACATGGGTAACGAAACCTTCTTCCTAACGTGGGGGGATGGCGTCTCTACAGTGGACTTTGACCAACTGCTGGCCTTCCACAAGTCGCATGGCAAGCTCGCCACCCTGACGGCTGTCCGGCCTCCGGCACGCTTCGGCCATCTGGATTTCGAAGGGGACCAGGTCCAGCGCTTTACGGAGAAGCCCCAAACAGCAGAAGGCTGGATCAACGGCGCGTTCTTCGTCCTGGAGCCAGAAGTATTCGACTATATCGACGGGGATGATACGCAGTTCGAAAAAGAACCGTTGGAACGCCTCGCCGCCGATGGTCAGTTGATGGCTTACCGTCATGAGGGCTTCTGGCAGTGTATGGATACCCTGCGTGATAAACTGCGCCTGGAGACAATGTGGCAATCCGGCGAAGCACCCTGGGCCATGTGGGAGTAACCCCATGCGCGTACTGGTCACAGGCGATAAAGGCTATATTGGCACGCTGCTGGTCCCTATGCTGCTCGACGCAGGTTATGATGTCGTCGGCCTGGATACAGACCTGTTCTCTCGCTGCACCTTCGGCGATGAGAGCGCCATGGCCGATATTCCCAGCATCCGCAAGGATATTCGCGATGTCAGCCCGAATGATCTGGCAGGGTTTGACGCTGTGTTGCATCTAGCTGGCCTCTCCAATGATCCGCTCGGCGATTATCGGCCACAGCTCACGGAGGAGATCAACTATAAAGCCTCTGTGCGGCTGGCACGATATGCCAAAGAAGCAGGCGTTGAGCGATTCATCTTCTCATCGTCGTGCAGCAATTATGGCGCTGCGGGGGAACTCCCTGTTGATGAGACATCCGCCCTCAACCCGGTGACACCCTATGGTGAGAGCAAGGTCAATGTCGAGCGAGCGGTGAGTGAGCTGGCTGATTATCACTTCAGCCCGACATTTTTACGCAATGCGACGGCTTACGGTGTCTCGCCCCGGTTGCGCTTCGATCTCGTACTGAACAACCTCGTTGCCTGGGCTTATACCACCGGGCGCGTCTTCATCAAGAGCGATGGCAGCCCATGGCGGCCTATCGTGCACATTGAAGATATTTCGCGGGCATTCCTGGCTGTGCTAGAAGCCCCACGAGAGGTTATCCATAACGAAGTGTTCAATGTGGGACGCACACGAGAGAATTACCGCGTGCGGGAGATCGCCGATATTGTGAAGGAGACGGTCCCTGGCTGTGAGATTGAGTATGCAGCCGATGGCGAACCAGATAAGCGCACCTACCGCGTTGATTGCAGCAAAATCCTGCGCACCTTGCCGAACTTCTCGCCACAGTGGGATGCACGCCTGGGCGCTCAGGAACTCTATGAAACCTACAAGCGCATTGGCCT
The Phototrophicus methaneseepsis DNA segment above includes these coding regions:
- a CDS encoding NAD-dependent epimerase/dehydratase family protein codes for the protein MRVLVTGDKGYIGTLLVPMLLDAGYDVVGLDTDLFSRCTFGDESAMADIPSIRKDIRDVSPNDLAGFDAVLHLAGLSNDPLGDYRPQLTEEINYKASVRLARYAKEAGVERFIFSSSCSNYGAAGELPVDETSALNPVTPYGESKVNVERAVSELADYHFSPTFLRNATAYGVSPRLRFDLVLNNLVAWAYTTGRVFIKSDGSPWRPIVHIEDISRAFLAVLEAPREVIHNEVFNVGRTRENYRVREIADIVKETVPGCEIEYAADGEPDKRTYRVDCSKILRTLPNFSPQWDARLGAQELYETYKRIGLTLDEFEGERYRRIAHVKQLIDDGLLDSDLRWQILDRETRESA
- a CDS encoding glycosyltransferase, with product MSAEHATVSIGIPVYNGENYISQAIETLLAQTYTDFELIITDNCSTDATPDICQSYATLDSRVHYHRNETNIGASRNYNRCFELSNGKYFAWAAHDDEHAPTFLEKTVKLLDENPDAVMAHARTQIIDGYGKVIPVPENTLHVRVYDSVGEKMTVGVDYTDRKLDSHRKSTRFDGIIMHTTWCYDIFGLMRREALARTSLHQSFYGTDKVLLAEMALMGRILHVNEPLFRNRRHPQQSGHIATAKEREAWNNPLTGTHHPMPQWLCMQGYYHAVATTPMSISERTRCMTTLAAYAANPDSWLRLINEKMYKPSYAV
- the rfbF gene encoding glucose-1-phosphate cytidylyltransferase, with translation MKVGILAGGVGSRLSEETQVKPKPMVEIGGMPILWHIMMHYSCFGHNEFVVALGYKGEYIKKYMVDYCSLSSNLTVHLKTGAVEMADAYRPDWKIDLVDTGIPTNTGGRIKRLQPYMGNETFFLTWGDGVSTVDFDQLLAFHKSHGKLATLTAVRPPARFGHLDFEGDQVQRFTEKPQTAEGWINGAFFVLEPEVFDYIDGDDTQFEKEPLERLAADGQLMAYRHEGFWQCMDTLRDKLRLETMWQSGEAPWAMWE